A genomic window from Archaeoglobus neptunius includes:
- the cobN gene encoding cobaltochelatase subunit CobN, whose product MIAVICNIPTDVATFERAGRLSGVKLKVYDLKGDIKEFKEYCKNCRIVVAKLMGGKNVFPVEEFHTFLVEHGVHFCPLPTLYENVDELKKYSTVSAGDWEKIMRYLTYEGVENYKNLLLFLANRFCGLDAEYEEPKSLPWQGIYYRGRVYGREFLERLDDDRPTIGILFYRSWWAGGDLEHIDALIGELDKYANVVAVFSERNSNEFGAWGFERCVEEFFMQNGEPVIDVLVNLTMFSLTASFFGLKKTDFLTKLDVPLLQAIASTTPEVEWRESKQGLNPMDVVISAAMPEFDSAIIHFPIACRKRVGTGETGVEILKFEPITARIKKFAKLAVKYAILRRKRNSEKRIAIVLHNYPPRNDRIASAFGLDSPESVVRLLKMLKERGYKVEWVPENGNELIQRVMKDVTNDQRFLTTEIAERMKVKVELNLPEEAERKMREQWGEKPGKVFVYDGCYLLPIVRNGNVLIALQPRRGFEEEPEKVYHDPDLPPSYQYVALYRYISEVFNADAMIHVGKHGTLEWLPGKGFGLSENCFPDVCMDVPHFYIYIVNNPGEGTQAKRRGYACIIDHLTPALTTADLYDDYLLLEKMINDYYDALRYGGGEEYRKSIIEKARELKIVKDEEDVERVHEVLLELKMSMINAGLHVFGEGLRDEKLVETILSILRIKHDDKPSIIELAAKKLGYDLNLPNEECAKRYGKTKSRIMDEVLEEARRMIAEAFNGSENELSDLILDLKRKLEKNEELDELLRALEGGYIKPGMSGAITRNPNALPTGRNFYSCNPWELPTKQAYERGKTLAEKLLERYLEDGGSYPETVAMVIWSSPTMRTHGEDVAEFLYLLGVKPRYDSVGRVVGLEVIPLEELKRPRIDVVARVSGMFRDSFFNLIELMDDAVKLVSTLDEPEEMNFVKKHAEGKDPLRIFSDMPGVYGAGVNKVLDNKNWESVEDLAKAYVKWGCYAYGRGKYGIKAEEEFKRILRIVEVTVKNEDSQEWDIFEGDDFNAYHGGLIATVRALGGKPKSYVGDSSNPENIKIRGIDEEAERIYRSKVMNPKWINEMKKHGYKGAGDFSKYIDHIFQWDATSDIIDDWMYEGIAERYIFDKEMQDFFRENNPHALMNIAERLFEAIQRGMWRADEETKERLRKIYLKMEGELE is encoded by the coding sequence ATGATAGCTGTTATCTGTAACATTCCCACAGACGTTGCCACGTTTGAAAGGGCTGGAAGGTTATCGGGAGTCAAGTTAAAGGTTTACGATCTAAAGGGGGACATAAAGGAGTTCAAGGAGTACTGTAAGAACTGTCGCATCGTAGTTGCCAAGCTAATGGGTGGAAAGAACGTTTTTCCGGTTGAGGAATTTCACACGTTTTTGGTCGAACATGGTGTTCACTTCTGCCCTCTTCCAACGCTTTACGAAAACGTGGATGAACTGAAAAAGTACTCAACCGTAAGCGCCGGGGATTGGGAAAAGATAATGCGGTACCTCACCTACGAAGGCGTGGAGAACTACAAGAATCTTCTGCTCTTTTTAGCGAACAGGTTCTGCGGTTTGGACGCTGAGTACGAGGAGCCGAAGAGTTTGCCATGGCAGGGGATATACTACAGAGGCAGAGTTTACGGACGGGAGTTCCTTGAAAGGCTCGATGACGATAGGCCGACGATAGGAATTTTATTTTACAGAAGCTGGTGGGCCGGCGGCGATTTGGAGCATATCGACGCCTTAATAGGTGAACTCGACAAATACGCCAACGTTGTAGCAGTCTTTTCCGAAAGAAATTCGAACGAATTTGGAGCTTGGGGGTTTGAGAGGTGTGTTGAGGAATTTTTTATGCAAAATGGAGAGCCTGTGATCGATGTACTCGTCAACCTGACCATGTTCTCCCTCACGGCAAGTTTTTTTGGCTTGAAAAAGACTGACTTTCTGACGAAGTTGGACGTCCCCCTCTTGCAGGCGATAGCATCAACAACACCGGAAGTTGAGTGGAGAGAATCCAAGCAGGGGTTAAATCCGATGGACGTCGTAATTTCAGCCGCAATGCCTGAGTTCGATTCAGCCATAATCCACTTCCCGATAGCATGCAGAAAAAGGGTGGGAACGGGAGAGACCGGGGTGGAGATACTCAAATTCGAGCCGATTACTGCAAGAATCAAAAAGTTTGCGAAACTTGCTGTAAAATACGCAATACTGAGACGAAAGAGAAATTCGGAAAAAAGGATAGCCATAGTGTTACATAACTACCCACCGAGGAACGATAGAATCGCCTCGGCTTTCGGTCTGGACTCACCGGAGAGCGTTGTAAGACTGCTTAAGATGCTGAAAGAGAGAGGATACAAGGTTGAGTGGGTCCCTGAAAACGGTAACGAGCTGATACAGAGGGTCATGAAGGATGTTACAAACGACCAGAGGTTCTTAACGACGGAGATCGCAGAGAGAATGAAGGTGAAAGTCGAACTTAATCTTCCAGAAGAAGCTGAGAGAAAAATGAGGGAACAGTGGGGCGAGAAACCGGGAAAGGTTTTTGTTTACGATGGATGCTACCTCCTGCCAATAGTCAGGAATGGAAACGTCCTGATCGCTTTGCAACCCAGGAGAGGATTTGAAGAGGAGCCGGAAAAGGTTTACCACGATCCTGATCTCCCCCCGAGCTACCAGTATGTGGCATTGTACAGGTACATTTCGGAAGTTTTCAATGCCGATGCGATGATACACGTAGGGAAGCACGGAACCCTTGAGTGGTTGCCGGGTAAAGGTTTTGGCCTTTCCGAGAACTGCTTTCCGGATGTATGCATGGATGTGCCGCACTTTTATATCTACATTGTCAACAACCCTGGAGAAGGGACGCAGGCTAAGAGAAGAGGATACGCCTGCATAATCGACCATCTGACTCCGGCTTTAACGACCGCAGACCTCTACGATGATTATCTGCTCCTGGAGAAGATGATAAACGATTACTACGACGCTTTAAGGTACGGTGGAGGCGAGGAGTACAGAAAGAGCATAATCGAAAAGGCTAGGGAGCTTAAGATAGTCAAGGACGAAGAAGATGTTGAGAGAGTCCACGAGGTGCTGCTCGAATTAAAGATGTCGATGATAAACGCCGGTCTGCATGTTTTCGGTGAAGGGCTCAGGGATGAGAAGCTCGTGGAAACTATTCTGTCGATTTTGAGGATAAAGCACGACGACAAGCCTTCTATCATCGAACTTGCTGCTAAAAAGCTTGGATATGATCTAAACCTTCCAAACGAAGAGTGCGCCAAGAGATATGGAAAAACGAAATCGAGGATCATGGATGAAGTTCTTGAAGAGGCGAGGAGGATGATAGCAGAAGCTTTTAACGGTAGCGAAAATGAGCTGTCAGACCTAATTTTGGATCTGAAAAGGAAACTCGAGAAAAATGAGGAGCTTGACGAGCTTCTAAGAGCTCTGGAAGGAGGATATATAAAGCCCGGAATGAGTGGGGCGATAACGAGGAATCCAAACGCCCTGCCCACTGGCAGAAACTTCTACTCCTGCAACCCTTGGGAACTTCCAACTAAGCAGGCCTACGAGAGGGGAAAGACGTTAGCTGAGAAACTGCTTGAGAGGTATCTGGAGGATGGTGGAAGCTATCCGGAAACGGTCGCCATGGTTATATGGTCGTCGCCAACAATGCGGACCCACGGTGAGGATGTTGCGGAGTTCCTCTACCTGCTCGGGGTAAAACCGAGGTATGACTCCGTGGGAAGGGTGGTCGGACTTGAAGTGATACCTCTCGAAGAACTGAAGCGTCCGAGAATAGACGTTGTTGCAAGGGTTAGCGGGATGTTTAGGGACTCTTTCTTCAACCTTATCGAACTCATGGATGACGCTGTGAAGCTCGTGTCAACCCTTGATGAGCCTGAGGAGATGAATTTTGTCAAGAAACACGCTGAAGGAAAAGACCCCTTGAGGATCTTCAGCGACATGCCCGGAGTTTACGGAGCGGGTGTGAACAAAGTCCTCGACAACAAAAACTGGGAAAGTGTTGAGGATCTTGCAAAAGCTTACGTAAAATGGGGATGCTATGCGTACGGCAGGGGAAAGTACGGGATTAAAGCTGAAGAAGAATTCAAAAGGATCCTCAGGATAGTCGAAGTTACCGTCAAAAACGAGGATTCACAGGAATGGGACATATTCGAGGGTGATGATTTCAACGCCTATCACGGGGGGTTGATAGCGACGGTAAGGGCTCTGGGCGGAAAACCAAAGTCCTACGTTGGAGACTCATCGAATCCGGAGAACATAAAGATAAGAGGCATCGACGAGGAGGCTGAGAGGATCTACAGATCCAAGGTAATGAACCCGAAGTGGATAAATGAGATGAAGAAGCACGGATACAAGGGGGCAGGAGATTTCTCGAAATACATTGACCACATTTTCCAGTGGGATGCGACCTCGGACATAATCGACGACTGGATGTACGAGGGCATAGCTGAGAGGTACATCTTTGATAAGGAGATGCAGGACTTTTTCAGGGAGAACAATCCTCACGCCCTGATGAACATTGCCGAAAGACTGTTTGAGGCGATACAGAGAGGAATGTGGAGGGCTGATGAGGAGACAAAAGAGAGGCTGAGGAAAATTTATCTGAAAATGGAGGGCGAGTTGGAATGA